The following coding sequences lie in one Lolium perenne isolate Kyuss_39 chromosome 2, Kyuss_2.0, whole genome shotgun sequence genomic window:
- the LOC127331225 gene encoding grpE protein homolog 2, mitochondrial: MASAALRASAFRRAVPAARAATRSWAEGAAVALRPAHRLCQLHCSARPNSSLKEVPYTLNQPLRYSTTIFQRFGFSSSTPQENDKEVNQPKDQETTAQEINAETSKEDSGSSGGAEDLDLSKEDLVKLVLEKDELLTSKDEEIKDMRDKVLRSYAEMENVIARTKRESENSKKFAVQNFSKSLLDVADNLARASSAVKESFSKLDTSEDSSGAVPLLKTLLEGVDMTDKQLGEVFKKFGVEKFDPLNEKFDPERHYAIFQMPDTSKPSGTVTAVVKVGYMLHDRVLRPAEVGVTEGGPSEEEPEQKSGGD, translated from the exons ATGGCTTCTGCGGCGCTGCGCGCGTCCGCCTTCCGCCGTGCGGTCCCAGCCGCGCGCGCCGCTACGCGGTCATGGGCAGAGGGAGCGGCGGTCGCGCTCCGGCCTGCGCACCGCCTTTGCCAGTTGCATTGCTCTGCTCGACCCAACTCTTCACTAAAGGAG GTCCCATATACGTTGAATCAGCCATTGAGATACTCAACAACTATCTTTCAAAGGTTTGGCTTTTCATCTTCTACCCCACAAGAGAATGATAAGGAAGTAAACCAACCCAAAGACCAGGAAACTACTGCACAGGAAATAAATGCTGAAACTTCAAAGGAAGACAGTGGTTCATCTGGAG GTGCAGAAGACCTTGATCTGTCAAAGGAGGATCTAGTGAAGCTAGTTCTTGAGAAGGATGAATTACTGACCTCGAAAGATGAAGAAATCAAAGATATGAGGGACAAGGTTTTGCGCAGCTATGCAGAAATGGAAAATGTCATCGCACGGACAAAGCGTGAATCTGAGAACTCGAAAAAATTTGCAGTACAG AACTTCTCTAAGAGTTTGTTAGATGTTGCTGACAATTTGGCTAGAGCATCATCTGCTGTGAAGGAGAGCTTCTCAAAATTAGATACTTCTGAAGATTCTAGTGGAGCCGTACCATTACTAAAAACCCTACTGGAGGGTGTAGACATGACAGATAAGCAACTCGGCGAG GTTTTTAAGAAGTTTGGAGTAGAAAAGTTTGATCCATTGAATGAGAAATTCGATCCTGAGAGGCATTATGCAATTTTCCAAATGCCTGATACTTCAAAACCATCAGGAACTGTTACTGCGGTTGTAAAG GTGGGCTACATGTTACATGATCGCGTTCTCCGCCCAGCAGAAGTTGGTGTTACAGAGGGAGGTCCCTCTGAAGAAGAGCCTGAGCAGAAATCAGGTGGAGATTAG